From a region of the Podarcis muralis chromosome 16, rPodMur119.hap1.1, whole genome shotgun sequence genome:
- the PELI3 gene encoding E3 ubiquitin-protein ligase pellino homolog 3, with protein sequence MVLEGSPEAVSSQSLDLRRACPKSSRIYPSPGDSILLTKEPVKYGELIVLGYNGSLPNGDKGRRRSRLALFKRPKPNGVKPDVIHHISTPLVSKALSNKGQHSISYTLSRSHSVIVEYTHDCETDMFQIGRSTESMIDFVVTDTTPGANSAIDGQSAQSTISRFACRVICERNPPYTARIYAAGFDASRNIFLGERAAKWRTPDGLMDGLTTNGVLVMHPNGGFSEDSTPGVWREISVCGNVYALRDSRSAQQRGKLVESESNVLQDGSLIDLCGATLLWRTSEGLLRTPTLQQLEALRQEINAARPQCPVGFSTLAFPSLAQRGVVEKKQPWVYVNCGHVHGFHNWGFRKEKGGLERECPMCRRSGPYVPLWLGCEAGLYLDAGRPTHAFCPCGHVCSAKTVQYWAQIPLPHGTHAFHAACPFCGTWLTGQQGFVRLIFQGPLD encoded by the exons ATGGTGTTAGAAGGAAGCCCTGAAGCAGTGAGCTCCCAGTCACTAGATCTCCGGCGAGCTTGCCCCAAAAGCAGCCGCATTTATCCCTCTCCAGGGGACAGTATCCTGTTGACCAAGGAGCCAGTGAAGTACGGGGAGCTGATCGTGTTGGG GTACAATGGCTCCTTGCCCAATGGTGACAAGGGCCGCCGCCGCAGCCGATTGGCCCTGTTCAAGAGGCCGAAACCCAATGGGGTTAAACCAGATGTCATCCACCACATCTCTACACCGCTTGTATCCAAG GCACTGAGTAACAAAGGCCAGCACAGCATCTCATACACACTTTCCCGAAGCCACTCTGTGATCGTTGAGTATACTCATGACTGCGAGACCGACATGTTCCAG ATTGGCCGCTCCACAGAGAGCATGATTGATTTTGTGGTGACGGACACGACCCCAGGGGCCAACTCAGCCATTGATGGTCAGTCGGCTCAGAGCACCATCTCTCGCTTTGCCTGCCGTGTCATCTGCGAGAGGAACCCTCCGTACACAGCACGCATTTACGCTGCTGGCTTTGATGCCTCCCGCAACATTTTCCTTGGA GAGAGGGCAGCCAAGTGGAGGACTCCTGACGGACTGATGGACGGGCTGACGACAAACGGGGTGCTGGTGATGCACCCCAACGGTGGCTTCAGCGAGGACTCCACGCCGGGTGTATGGCGCGAGATCTCCGTGTGCGGGAATGTGTATGCCTTGCGGGACAGTCGCTCAGCGCAGCAGCGGGGAAAGCTG GTGGAGTCTGAGTCCAACGTGCTCCAGGATGGCTCGCTCATTGACCTGTGCGGGGCCACCCTGCTGTGGCGGACCTCGGAGGGACTCCTGCGCACCCCAACcctgcagcagctggaggccctgCGCCAGGAGATCAACGCCGCCCGCCCCCAGTGCCCGGTGGGCTTCAGCACACTGGCGTTCCCCAGCCTGGCGCAGCGGGGCGTGGTGGAGAAGAAGCAGCCCTGGGTCTACGTCAACTGTGGCCACGTCCACGGCTTCCACAACTGGGGCTTCCGCAAGGAGAAAGGGGGGCTGGAGCGTGAGTGCCCCATGTGCCGCCGCTCGGGGCCCTACGTGCCTCTCTGGCTGGGCTGCGAGGCGGGGCTGTACCTGGACGCCGGGCGCCCCACCCATGCCTTCTGCCCCTGCGGCCACGTTTGCTCGGCCAAGACTGTGCAGTACTGGGCGCAGATACCCCTGCCCCACGGCACCCACGCCTTCCACGCAGCCTGCCCCTTCTGTGGCACCTGGCTGACGGGCCAGCAGGGGTTTGTCCGCCTCATCTTCCAGGGGCCGCTCGActga